One genomic window of Halovivax cerinus includes the following:
- a CDS encoding cohesin domain-containing protein produces MILNRSQLIAVVLTVFMLGSVCAPLAAAAGPSVPNSATSVTTDQPTLTLEPESIGSETATVRVETNATSVAGYGANVTFDPDVVSVEAVSGVDMNDPIVNIDNENGWVFFTQSQASGIDQPELAEIEFTVREATDTDLGFNADDTTLNDDSSPPEGIPVTPVGTTLELGDDEEPPADTLSLVAGEQSGDQIGVTLQADASDVAGYGANVTFDPDVVSVDSVSGVDMNDPIVNVDNENGWVFFTQSQASGVDEPELAEITFTVQATGQTDLDFVAEDTSVNDATPEEIPVDLVGTTIDVEDDGGEEPPADTLSLVAGEQSGDQIDVAVETTVENAAGYQATVTFDSDVVEVDSVSGVDFNDPVTNIDNENGTVTFTQSQASGVDAPTFAEITFDVVATGQTDLDFVAEDTLVNDESEEVPVDLVGTTIDVEDDGGEEPPADTLSLVAGEQSGDQIDVAVETTVENAAGYQATVTFDSDVVEVDSVSGVDFNDPVTNVDNDAGEVTFTQSQAQGVDAPTFAEITFDVVATGQTDLDFVAEDTLVNDETEEVPVDLVGTTIDVEDDGGEEPPTKTLSLTASEQSGDQIGVTLETNASDVAGYGANVTFDPDVVSVDAVSGLDMNDPIVNIDNENGWVFFTQSQASGVDEPELAEITFTVQATGQTDLEFVAEDTSVNDATPEEIPVDLVGTTIEVEDDGGEEPPADTLSLVAGEQSGDQIDVAVETTVENAAGYQAAVTFDQDVVEVDSVSGVDFNDPVVNIDNENGTVTFTQSQASGVDAPTVAEITFDVVATGQTDLDFVAEDTLVNDESEEVPVDLVGTTIEVEDDGGEEPPADTLSLVAGEQSGDQIDVAVETTVENAAGYQANVTFDPGIVEVESVSGVDFNDPTVNVDNENGWVFFTQSQASGVDAPTVAEITFTVIATGQTDLDLVPGDSRVNNESEDVPVDLEGTTIDVEDDGGEEPPADTLSLVAGEQSGDQIGVTLETNAADVAGYGANVTFDPDVVSVDAVSGLDMNDPIVNIDNENGSVFFTQSQASGIDEPELAEITFDVQATGQTDLEFVAEDTSVNNATPEEIPVDLRGTTIDVEANAGGGGGGFPAPAPSPNAEPASFQIDAVDVSPEAVTVGESVTLAITVSNVGDSGGAYEVPIETDDATLGSERVVLAGDETKTIEFTHTFTEPGTVSLFVDGTEAGEIDVTEPSDSTGDDPAEGSADESTNSSNTSTSMTDRVVEMPGFTPVSALVAVLSIVLFAGLRARP; encoded by the coding sequence ATGATACTGAACAGAAGTCAACTGATCGCGGTCGTGCTGACCGTCTTCATGCTGGGATCGGTATGTGCACCGCTCGCCGCCGCGGCGGGTCCGAGCGTACCGAACTCGGCGACGTCGGTCACGACCGACCAACCGACTCTCACACTCGAACCGGAATCGATCGGAAGCGAAACAGCGACGGTCCGCGTCGAAACGAACGCGACGTCAGTCGCGGGCTACGGCGCCAACGTCACCTTCGATCCGGACGTCGTCTCGGTCGAGGCCGTCTCCGGCGTCGACATGAACGACCCGATCGTCAACATCGACAACGAGAACGGCTGGGTCTTCTTCACCCAGAGCCAGGCGAGCGGGATCGACCAACCCGAGCTCGCCGAGATCGAGTTCACCGTTCGCGAGGCCACCGACACGGACCTCGGATTCAACGCCGACGATACGACGCTCAACGACGATTCGAGTCCGCCCGAGGGGATTCCAGTTACGCCTGTCGGGACCACGCTCGAACTGGGCGATGATGAGGAGCCGCCGGCTGACACCCTCTCGCTCGTCGCCGGCGAACAGTCCGGCGACCAGATCGGCGTCACGCTCCAGGCGGACGCCAGTGACGTCGCGGGCTACGGCGCCAACGTCACCTTCGATCCGGACGTCGTCTCGGTCGATTCCGTCTCCGGCGTCGACATGAACGACCCGATCGTCAACGTCGACAACGAGAACGGCTGGGTCTTCTTCACGCAGTCCCAGGCCAGCGGCGTCGACGAACCCGAACTCGCCGAGATCACCTTCACCGTCCAGGCGACTGGACAGACCGACCTCGACTTCGTCGCCGAGGACACCTCGGTCAACGACGCGACGCCCGAGGAGATTCCCGTCGACCTCGTCGGCACCACTATCGACGTCGAGGACGACGGCGGCGAAGAACCGCCGGCCGACACGCTCTCGCTGGTTGCCGGTGAGCAATCCGGTGACCAGATCGACGTCGCCGTCGAGACGACCGTCGAGAACGCCGCCGGTTACCAGGCCACCGTCACCTTCGACTCTGACGTCGTCGAGGTCGACTCCGTCTCCGGCGTCGACTTCAACGACCCGGTCACGAATATCGACAACGAGAACGGTACGGTAACGTTCACCCAGAGTCAGGCCTCTGGCGTCGACGCGCCGACGTTCGCCGAAATCACGTTCGACGTGGTCGCAACCGGCCAGACCGATCTCGACTTCGTCGCCGAAGATACGCTCGTCAACGACGAGTCCGAGGAGGTCCCAGTCGACCTCGTCGGCACGACGATCGACGTCGAGGACGATGGCGGTGAAGAGCCGCCGGCCGACACGCTCTCGCTGGTTGCCGGTGAGCAATCCGGTGACCAGATCGACGTCGCCGTCGAGACGACCGTCGAGAACGCCGCCGGCTACCAGGCCACCGTCACCTTCGACTCTGACGTCGTCGAGGTCGACAGCGTCTCCGGCGTCGACTTCAACGATCCGGTCACGAACGTCGACAACGACGCCGGCGAAGTGACCTTCACGCAGAGCCAGGCGCAGGGTGTCGATGCGCCGACGTTCGCCGAAATCACGTTCGACGTGGTCGCAACCGGCCAGACGGATCTCGACTTCGTCGCCGAAGACACGCTCGTCAACGACGAGACCGAAGAGGTCCCGGTCGACCTCGTCGGAACCACCATCGACGTCGAGGACGACGGCGGTGAAGAGCCGCCGACCAAAACGCTGTCACTCACCGCGAGCGAGCAGTCGGGTGACCAGATCGGCGTCACGCTCGAAACCAACGCCAGTGACGTCGCGGGCTACGGCGCCAACGTCACCTTCGATCCGGACGTCGTCTCGGTCGACGCCGTCTCCGGCCTCGACATGAACGACCCGATCGTCAATATCGACAACGAGAACGGCTGGGTCTTCTTCACGCAGTCCCAGGCCAGCGGCGTCGACGAACCCGAACTCGCCGAGATCACCTTCACCGTCCAGGCGACCGGCCAGACCGACCTGGAATTCGTTGCCGAAGATACGAGCGTCAACGACGCCACGCCCGAGGAGATTCCCGTCGACCTCGTCGGCACCACTATCGAGGTCGAGGACGACGGCGGCGAAGAACCGCCGGCGGACACCCTCTCGCTCGTCGCGGGAGAACAGTCCGGTGACCAGATCGACGTCGCCGTCGAGACGACCGTCGAGAACGCCGCCGGTTACCAGGCCGCCGTCACCTTCGACCAGGACGTCGTCGAAGTCGACAGCGTCTCCGGCGTCGACTTCAACGACCCGGTCGTCAATATCGACAACGAGAACGGTACGGTGACCTTCACCCAGAGCCAGGCCTCCGGCGTCGACGCGCCGACCGTCGCCGAAATCACGTTCGACGTGGTCGCGACCGGCCAGACGGATCTCGACTTCGTCGCCGAAGATACGCTCGTCAACGACGAGTCCGAGGAAGTGCCAGTCGATCTCGTCGGCACCACTATCGAGGTCGAGGACGACGGCGGCGAGGAGCCGCCGGCCGACACGCTCTCGCTGGTTGCCGGTGAGCAATCCGGCGACCAGATCGACGTCGCCGTCGAGACGACCGTCGAGAACGCCGCCGGCTACCAGGCCAACGTCACCTTCGATCCCGGGATCGTCGAAGTCGAGTCCGTCTCTGGCGTCGACTTCAACGATCCGACGGTCAACGTCGACAACGAGAACGGCTGGGTCTTCTTCACGCAGTCCCAGGCCTCCGGCGTCGACGCGCCGACCGTCGCCGAGATTACCTTCACCGTCATCGCGACCGGCCAGACGGATCTCGACCTCGTCCCCGGTGATTCCCGCGTCAACAACGAAAGCGAAGACGTCCCCGTCGACCTCGAGGGCACGACGATCGACGTCGAAGACGACGGCGGCGAGGAGCCACCGGCGGATACGCTCTCGCTCGTCGCCGGTGAACAGTCCGGCGATCAGATCGGCGTCACGCTCGAAACCAACGCCGCCGACGTCGCGGGCTACGGGGCCAACGTCACCTTCGATCCTGACGTCGTCTCGGTCGACGCCGTCTCCGGCCTCGACATGAACGACCCGATCGTCAACATCGACAACGAGAACGGGTCCGTCTTCTTCACTCAGAGTCAAGCGAGTGGCATCGACGAGCCCGAGCTCGCCGAGATTACGTTCGACGTCCAGGCGACCGGCCAGACCGACCTGGAGTTCGTCGCCGAGGACACGAGTGTCAACAACGCGACGCCCGAAGAGATTCCCGTCGACCTGCGAGGGACGACGATCGACGTCGAAGCGAACGCCGGTGGCGGAGGCGGTGGCTTCCCGGCGCCGGCACCGTCCCCGAACGCGGAACCCGCGTCCTTCCAGATCGACGCGGTCGACGTCTCCCCCGAAGCGGTCACCGTCGGCGAATCGGTCACCCTCGCCATCACCGTCTCGAACGTCGGCGATAGCGGTGGCGCCTACGAGGTCCCGATCGAGACCGACGACGCAACGCTCGGCTCAGAGCGGGTCGTCCTCGCGGGTGACGAAACGAAGACGATCGAGTTCACGCACACGTTCACCGAGCCGGGAACTGTGTCCCTCTTCGTCGACGGCACCGAAGCCGGCGAGATCGACGTGACCGAACCGTCCGACTCGACGGGCGACGACCCGGCCGAGGGGTCCGCTGACGAATCCACGAACAGTAGCAACACGTCCACCTCGATGACCGACCGCGTCGTCGAGATGCCAGGGTTCACACCGGTGAGTGCGCTCGTCGCCGTGCTCTCGATCGTCCTGTTCGCTGGCCTGCGCGCCCGGCCGTGA